A window of Amycolatopsis australiensis contains these coding sequences:
- a CDS encoding Lrp/AsnC family transcriptional regulator produces the protein MNTIDQRIVSCLVANARSSYAEIGKVVGLSAPAVKRRVDRLLETGILRGFTAVVDPEALGWGTEAFVEVTCQGNITPARIRARLEPLPEVVAAYTVSGAADAIVHLRAADIHHLETALERLRGLEIVDRTVSTVVLSRLLERPPTPEE, from the coding sequence GTGAACACCATCGACCAGCGAATCGTTTCGTGTCTCGTGGCGAACGCGCGCAGCAGTTACGCGGAGATCGGCAAGGTCGTGGGCCTGTCCGCCCCGGCGGTGAAGAGACGCGTCGACCGCCTGCTGGAGACGGGAATCCTCCGGGGTTTCACGGCGGTGGTCGACCCGGAGGCATTGGGCTGGGGCACGGAGGCGTTCGTGGAGGTGACGTGCCAGGGCAACATCACGCCGGCCCGCATCCGGGCGAGGCTGGAGCCGTTGCCGGAGGTGGTGGCGGCGTACACGGTGTCGGGCGCGGCGGACGCGATCGTCCACCTGCGGGCGGCGGACATCCACCACCTGGAGACGGCGTTGGAGCGGCTGCGGGGGCTGGAGATCGTGGACCGCACGGTGTCGACCGTGGTGCTGTCCCGGCTGCTGGAACGACCACCGACACCGGAGGAGTGA
- a CDS encoding enoyl-CoA hydratase, producing MTDSIVSEHAGGVALLTVDAPASRNALTLDLSAQLAAAVEAAERDETVHAVVVTGTPPAFCAGADLTALGQADEAGLRAIYEGFLAVARCTLPTIAAVGGAAVGAGLNLALAADVRLAGPRAKFVARFLELGLHPGGGMTWMTQRLAGPQRAAAMTLFGQPLDAEAAVRAGLALAVVDDVVAAAVELAAPAVAAPREALLATKRSLRKTASLASHAEAVDVEIEPQLASLASPEFAERLEAMRARIRSHPDPSKWTPASETRITAKTGVYPLPSVTGICRTSTEEPSAQ from the coding sequence ATGACCGACAGCATCGTCAGCGAGCACGCCGGCGGCGTCGCCCTGCTGACCGTCGACGCGCCCGCCAGCCGCAACGCGCTCACGCTCGACCTGTCCGCGCAGCTCGCCGCCGCCGTCGAGGCGGCCGAGCGGGACGAGACCGTGCACGCCGTCGTGGTCACCGGGACTCCGCCGGCCTTCTGCGCCGGCGCCGACCTCACCGCACTCGGCCAGGCCGACGAAGCCGGGCTGCGCGCCATCTACGAAGGCTTCCTCGCCGTCGCGCGGTGCACGCTGCCCACCATCGCCGCCGTCGGGGGCGCCGCGGTCGGGGCCGGTCTGAACCTCGCCCTCGCCGCCGACGTCCGGCTGGCCGGGCCGCGCGCGAAGTTCGTCGCCCGGTTCCTCGAACTCGGGCTGCACCCCGGCGGCGGCATGACGTGGATGACGCAGCGGCTCGCGGGCCCGCAGCGGGCCGCCGCGATGACGTTGTTCGGGCAGCCGCTCGACGCCGAAGCCGCCGTCCGGGCCGGGCTCGCGCTCGCGGTCGTCGACGACGTCGTCGCCGCCGCCGTCGAACTCGCCGCGCCGGCCGTCGCGGCGCCGCGCGAGGCGCTGCTGGCCACGAAGCGCAGCCTCCGAAAGACCGCGTCGCTGGCCTCGCACGCCGAGGCCGTCGACGTCGAAATCGAGCCGCAGCTGGCCTCGCTGGCGTCGCCGGAATTCGCCGAACGGCTCGAGGCGATGCGGGCGCGGATCCGTTCCCACCCTGATCCCAGCAAGTGGACCCCTGCGTCCGAGACCCGCATCACAGCGAAGACAGGGGTCTACCCGTTACCATCGGTCACAGGTATTTGCCGGACCAGCACAGAAGAACCGTCAGCGCAGTAA